The Mycolicibacterium brumae DNA window CGTGCTCATTCGCCAACCTCCCGCAGCCGTGACCGCCGGGCCAGCTCGGCGGTTGTCCACGGCCACCCGTTGCGCCGGTACTTGGCGTGCTCGCGTTCCAGCCAAGCGGAGTACGCCACCGTCACATCGCACTCGACGGTCGACCACGCCGACGCGGCCAGGAGCTGCTCATGGGTCGGCACCGCGCCGAGCTCGCCGGGCAGGAAGTCGCCGAGCCGGTCGGCCAGCCGCCACAGGGTCGCCCGGCTGGCGTCGGGCAGGTCGCGCCACATGGTCGCCATGTCGTCAGTCACGCGGCACCACCTGACGCCGCGCACTCGGCGCAGCAGCCGCGGGCGATGGACTCGGCGCGCACCAGTTCGACGCCACAACCGCAGTGGTTCGGCGTTGCGGGGGTGGCTTGGGATTTATCCGCTACATCCGCTCCACCCGCTCCAGAACCCGGGGCCGATGGCGCGGATGTAGCGGATGTAGCGGATACGTCAGGGACGTACCGCGACCACGCATCGGCGAACTGCGCGGCGGTGTAACCACGGACACCACGGACCCCGGCGTGGAGCTTGGATCCGATGCCGTACTTATTGAGCCGCTGCGCCAGGCCGCGACTGTCGAGCGGTTCGCCGCGCCGGATGGTCGGCCAGGGTGCCTCATCCATCCCGTTCAGCCCAGAGAGCAGTTGTTCGGTGGTGAGCTGGTCGACCTTGGCCGTGGTGAACACGGTTCGGATGTCGCGCAGCAGTAGCACGCCGATACTGGGGGCGCGTTCCTTCGATGCCGCTACAAGCGCTACAGCCGCTTCTCGCGCACGCTTGGGCCAGCCACCGCCAGCCAGGTCCGCGACCGCCAGCAGTGCTTCCCACACGTCGGCGTCACGGTCTACAACTTGTGTGGGGATCTCCGGCCAGAAGTCGCCAGCCATCCGCTCGGTGACGGCGTCGGACACTGACCAGGCGGCCAGGCGTTCGCGCAGCCGATGCGCCTCCGGGTGGTTGACCCGAGGCCGCCACGGTTCGACGTGCTCACCGGGCGCTCGGCGGCGCATCCGCACCACCACCGAGCGGGTCATGATCGTGTCGGGCAGGTCGTCCAATCCGGCCAGCATCACCGCGCAGTAGGCCGGCAGTTCTTCGGTCTCGACAACCTTGCCGCGCATCACGCACCGACCGGCCATCGCGCCCTTGCGGTGCCCGGCGTTCAACATGCCGCGAATGTCCTCGTTGTCCTTGGCCCGCGGCCCGAACACCGTGTCGACCTCGTCGTAGAGAATCGTCGGGCACCCTTCAGGATCGGACACCTTGCGGAAAAGGTAAGCCGGGCTCGTGTTCACCGCGTGCACCGGCCGCGGCACCAACGGCTCGGTGACCTCCAGGCCGCGGGACTTCCCCGACCCGGGTTCCGGCGACAGGAACGCGATCCGCGGCGTCGACTCCCAGTAGTCCATCAGCCATGCGTGCACGATCCACAGCACATGCGCGGTCAGCGCGTGCCCGGTGGGATAGACGACGAACCGGGCCAGGAACGTTGCGATGGCGTCGAGCAGGTCGGCCCCGCCAGCGTCGGGGGTGGCGGGCACCAGCTCGTCGGGGCCGTGCCCGGCCGCCACATGGTCAGCCATGTCCTTGCCAACTGCCGCGACCATGACGGTGGTTGACGCGGCGATGCCGGCCAGTTGTTCGGCGACCTGGGCAGCGTGCTTGCGGCCCGGCTCGTCGTTGTCGGCGACGATGACCACCCGGCGACCCTGTAGCGGCGACCAGTCGAACAGGTGCGCTTTGCCCGCGCCCATCGCCGAGCACGTCGCGGCCAACCCGATGGACTCGGCGGCGTGCACACACTTCTCACCCTCGGTCACGTACACCGTCGCGCCGGCCGGGAACTCGGTGCGGAACAGACTGCGCCCCTTCGTGTTTCCCGACTGCCTGAACTTCTTATCGGGGCTGCGGTAAACCTTCCGACCGTCCGGGTAGT harbors:
- a CDS encoding DUF3631 domain-containing protein; the encoded protein is MVAAVGKDMADHVAAGHGPDELVPATPDAGGADLLDAIATFLARFVVYPTGHALTAHVLWIVHAWLMDYWESTPRIAFLSPEPGSGKSRGLEVTEPLVPRPVHAVNTSPAYLFRKVSDPEGCPTILYDEVDTVFGPRAKDNEDIRGMLNAGHRKGAMAGRCVMRGKVVETEELPAYCAVMLAGLDDLPDTIMTRSVVVRMRRRAPGEHVEPWRPRVNHPEAHRLRERLAAWSVSDAVTERMAGDFWPEIPTQVVDRDADVWEALLAVADLAGGGWPKRAREAAVALVAASKERAPSIGVLLLRDIRTVFTTAKVDQLTTEQLLSGLNGMDEAPWPTIRRGEPLDSRGLAQRLNKYGIGSKLHAGVRGVRGYTAAQFADAWSRYVPDVSATSATSAPSAPGSGAGGADVADKSQATPATPNHCGCGVELVRAESIARGCCAECAASGGAA